The Falco naumanni isolate bFalNau1 chromosome 1, bFalNau1.pat, whole genome shotgun sequence genome window below encodes:
- the THNSL2 gene encoding threonine synthase-like 2 isoform X1, translated as MSTSAKGGWAASGGGGSASMEYVSTRGGTGTVDFEGALFSGYAPDQGLFMPQHIPLLDGDTLRRWSSLSYRELVKELCSLFITAGLIPRSMLNDLIDRAFSRFRHKDVVHLSKLKDGLNVLELWHGVTYAFKDLSLSCTGQFLQYFLEKKQKHVTILVGTSGDTGSSAIESVRGQKNMDIFVLLPKGFCTQIQELQMTTVIEDNVHVFAAHGNSDEIDEPIKELFADVDFARKYNLMSLNSVNWSRIMVQIAHHFYAYFQCAPSLDTTPLPVVEIVVPTGGGGNITAGCIAQKMGLPIRLVAAVNSNDIIHRTVQHGDFSLSESMKATLASAMDIQAPPRVRKETGKKVGKPRRNASSMAICSLPRAEQVSAGRERPQPWKSMEEPYNVERILWLLSGSDSHLIKTLMERFSASKSLTLPEDLHRKLSETLRSCSASDEDIVRAMQRCWEENHYLLCPHSAVAAHYHYSQPDGAPRCCLAPASAAKFQDAVLRAGLVPQLPPEITALTAMETRSTPLDRGQDWAQALRGWIEAMAQWREARGHCLAASGQQGITGQGVTQT; from the exons ATGAGCACAAGTGCAAAGGGTGGCTGGGCTGCAAGTGGCGGCGGCGGTAGCG CATCCATGGAGTACGTCAGCACACGGGGAGGCACGGGGACTGTTGACTTCGAGGGAGCCCTGTTCTCTGGGTACGCACCTGACCAGGGCCTCTTCATGCCCCAGCACATCCCCTTGCTGGATGGGGACACCCTGCGCAGGTGGAGCAGCCTCTCCTACCGGGAGCTGGTGAAGGAGCTGTGCTCCCTCTTCATCACAGCTGGGCTGATCCCGCGGAGCATGCTCAATG ACTTGATCGACAGGGCCTTCAGCAGGTTCAGACACAAGGATGTTGTCCATCTGTCCAAGCTGAAAGATGGGCTGAATGTGTTGGAGCTCTGGCATGGGGTTACTTACGCATTTAAGGATCTGTCCTTGTCCTGCACAGGGCAGTTTTTACAGTACTTCttggagaaaaagcagaagcatgtCACTATTCTGGTGG GGACTTCAGGGGACACGGGGAGCTCGGCCATTGAAAGCGTGAGAGGACAGAAGAACATGGACATCTTTGTTCTGCTCCCCAAGGGGTTCTGTACCCAGATACAGGAACTTCAGATGACCACTGTCATTGAAGACAACGTCCATGTATTTGCTG CTCATGGGAACAGCGATGAAATCGATGAACCTATCAAGGAACTGTTTGCTGATGTCGATTTTGCCAGAAAATACAATCTGATGAGCCTGAATTCCGTCAATTGGTCGAGGATTATGGTGCAGATTGCTCACCACTTCTATGCTTACTTTCAgtgtgccccatccctggatACCACCCCGCTGCCAGTGGTGGAAATTGTTGTGCcaacaggaggaggaggaaacatcacag CTGGCTGTATTGCCCAGAAAATGGGTCTCCCGATTAGACTTGTTGCTGCAGTCAACAGCAACGACATCATTCACAGGACTGTTCAACATGGAGATTTCTCACTGTCAGAAAGCATGAAGGCTACGTTAGCATCAGCCATGGATATTCAG GCTCCACCAAGAGTAAGAAAAGAAACCGGGAAGAAGGTAGGGAAGCCTAGAAGAAATGCCTCATCTATGGCCATCTGCAGCTTGCCCAGAGCAGAACAAGTctcagcaggcagggaaaggcCTCAGCCATGGAAAAGCATGGAG GAGCCTTACAACGTGGAGAGGATCCTCTGGCTGCTCTCGGGCTCTGATAGCCACCTGATAAAAACACTAATGGAGAGATTCAGTGCATCAAAAAGCCTTACGCTGCCAGAGGATTTGCACAGAAAg CTCTCTGAGACCCTGCGCTCCTGCTCGGCCTCTGATGAGGACATCGTGCGAGCCATGCAGCGCTGCTGGGAGGAAAACCACTACCTGCTGTGCCCCCACTCCGCTGTAGCTGCTCACTACCACTACTCACAGCCAGATGG cgCGCCCCGGTGTTGCTTAGCTCCAGCCTCCGCAGCCAAATTTCAGGATGCCGTGCTCCGAGCTGGCCTGGTTCCCCAGCTTCCCCCTGAAATCACTGCCTTAACAGCGATGGAGACCAGGTCCACCCCCCTGGACCGGGGACAGGACTGGGCACAGGCACTCCGGGGATGGATCGAAGCCATGGCACAGTGGCGGGAGGCACGGGGGCATTGCTTGGCTGCCTCAGGACAGCAGGGGATCACCGGGCAGGGAGTCACCCAGACCTGA
- the THNSL2 gene encoding threonine synthase-like 2 isoform X3 — protein MSTSAKGGWAASGGGGSASMEYVSTRGGTGTVDFEGALFSGYAPDQGLFMPQHIPLLDGDTLRRWSSLSYRELVKELCSLFITAGLIPRSMLNDLIDRAFSRFRHKDVVHLSKLKDGLNVLELWHGVTYAFKDLSLSCTGQFLQYFLEKKQKHVTILVGTSGDTGSSAIESVRGQKNMDIFVLLPKGFCTQIQELQMTTVIEDNVHVFAAHGNSDEIDEPIKELFADVDFARKYNLMSLNSVNWSRIMVQIAHHFYAYFQCAPSLDTTPLPVVEIVVPTGGGGNITAGCIAQKMGLPIRLVAAVNSNDIIHRTVQHGDFSLSESMKATLASAMDIQEPYNVERILWLLSGSDSHLIKTLMERFSASKSLTLPEDLHRKLSETLRSCSASDEDIVRAMQRCWEENHYLLCPHSAVAAHYHYSQPDGAPRCCLAPASAAKFQDAVLRAGLVPQLPPEITALTAMETRSTPLDRGQDWAQALRGWIEAMAQWREARGHCLAASGQQGITGQGVTQT, from the exons ATGAGCACAAGTGCAAAGGGTGGCTGGGCTGCAAGTGGCGGCGGCGGTAGCG CATCCATGGAGTACGTCAGCACACGGGGAGGCACGGGGACTGTTGACTTCGAGGGAGCCCTGTTCTCTGGGTACGCACCTGACCAGGGCCTCTTCATGCCCCAGCACATCCCCTTGCTGGATGGGGACACCCTGCGCAGGTGGAGCAGCCTCTCCTACCGGGAGCTGGTGAAGGAGCTGTGCTCCCTCTTCATCACAGCTGGGCTGATCCCGCGGAGCATGCTCAATG ACTTGATCGACAGGGCCTTCAGCAGGTTCAGACACAAGGATGTTGTCCATCTGTCCAAGCTGAAAGATGGGCTGAATGTGTTGGAGCTCTGGCATGGGGTTACTTACGCATTTAAGGATCTGTCCTTGTCCTGCACAGGGCAGTTTTTACAGTACTTCttggagaaaaagcagaagcatgtCACTATTCTGGTGG GGACTTCAGGGGACACGGGGAGCTCGGCCATTGAAAGCGTGAGAGGACAGAAGAACATGGACATCTTTGTTCTGCTCCCCAAGGGGTTCTGTACCCAGATACAGGAACTTCAGATGACCACTGTCATTGAAGACAACGTCCATGTATTTGCTG CTCATGGGAACAGCGATGAAATCGATGAACCTATCAAGGAACTGTTTGCTGATGTCGATTTTGCCAGAAAATACAATCTGATGAGCCTGAATTCCGTCAATTGGTCGAGGATTATGGTGCAGATTGCTCACCACTTCTATGCTTACTTTCAgtgtgccccatccctggatACCACCCCGCTGCCAGTGGTGGAAATTGTTGTGCcaacaggaggaggaggaaacatcacag CTGGCTGTATTGCCCAGAAAATGGGTCTCCCGATTAGACTTGTTGCTGCAGTCAACAGCAACGACATCATTCACAGGACTGTTCAACATGGAGATTTCTCACTGTCAGAAAGCATGAAGGCTACGTTAGCATCAGCCATGGATATTCAG GAGCCTTACAACGTGGAGAGGATCCTCTGGCTGCTCTCGGGCTCTGATAGCCACCTGATAAAAACACTAATGGAGAGATTCAGTGCATCAAAAAGCCTTACGCTGCCAGAGGATTTGCACAGAAAg CTCTCTGAGACCCTGCGCTCCTGCTCGGCCTCTGATGAGGACATCGTGCGAGCCATGCAGCGCTGCTGGGAGGAAAACCACTACCTGCTGTGCCCCCACTCCGCTGTAGCTGCTCACTACCACTACTCACAGCCAGATGG cgCGCCCCGGTGTTGCTTAGCTCCAGCCTCCGCAGCCAAATTTCAGGATGCCGTGCTCCGAGCTGGCCTGGTTCCCCAGCTTCCCCCTGAAATCACTGCCTTAACAGCGATGGAGACCAGGTCCACCCCCCTGGACCGGGGACAGGACTGGGCACAGGCACTCCGGGGATGGATCGAAGCCATGGCACAGTGGCGGGAGGCACGGGGGCATTGCTTGGCTGCCTCAGGACAGCAGGGGATCACCGGGCAGGGAGTCACCCAGACCTGA
- the THNSL2 gene encoding threonine synthase-like 2 isoform X2 codes for MEYVSTRGGTGTVDFEGALFSGYAPDQGLFMPQHIPLLDGDTLRRWSSLSYRELVKELCSLFITAGLIPRSMLNDLIDRAFSRFRHKDVVHLSKLKDGLNVLELWHGVTYAFKDLSLSCTGQFLQYFLEKKQKHVTILVGTSGDTGSSAIESVRGQKNMDIFVLLPKGFCTQIQELQMTTVIEDNVHVFAAHGNSDEIDEPIKELFADVDFARKYNLMSLNSVNWSRIMVQIAHHFYAYFQCAPSLDTTPLPVVEIVVPTGGGGNITAGCIAQKMGLPIRLVAAVNSNDIIHRTVQHGDFSLSESMKATLASAMDIQAPPRVRKETGKKVGKPRRNASSMAICSLPRAEQVSAGRERPQPWKSMEEPYNVERILWLLSGSDSHLIKTLMERFSASKSLTLPEDLHRKLSETLRSCSASDEDIVRAMQRCWEENHYLLCPHSAVAAHYHYSQPDGAPRCCLAPASAAKFQDAVLRAGLVPQLPPEITALTAMETRSTPLDRGQDWAQALRGWIEAMAQWREARGHCLAASGQQGITGQGVTQT; via the exons ATGGAGTACGTCAGCACACGGGGAGGCACGGGGACTGTTGACTTCGAGGGAGCCCTGTTCTCTGGGTACGCACCTGACCAGGGCCTCTTCATGCCCCAGCACATCCCCTTGCTGGATGGGGACACCCTGCGCAGGTGGAGCAGCCTCTCCTACCGGGAGCTGGTGAAGGAGCTGTGCTCCCTCTTCATCACAGCTGGGCTGATCCCGCGGAGCATGCTCAATG ACTTGATCGACAGGGCCTTCAGCAGGTTCAGACACAAGGATGTTGTCCATCTGTCCAAGCTGAAAGATGGGCTGAATGTGTTGGAGCTCTGGCATGGGGTTACTTACGCATTTAAGGATCTGTCCTTGTCCTGCACAGGGCAGTTTTTACAGTACTTCttggagaaaaagcagaagcatgtCACTATTCTGGTGG GGACTTCAGGGGACACGGGGAGCTCGGCCATTGAAAGCGTGAGAGGACAGAAGAACATGGACATCTTTGTTCTGCTCCCCAAGGGGTTCTGTACCCAGATACAGGAACTTCAGATGACCACTGTCATTGAAGACAACGTCCATGTATTTGCTG CTCATGGGAACAGCGATGAAATCGATGAACCTATCAAGGAACTGTTTGCTGATGTCGATTTTGCCAGAAAATACAATCTGATGAGCCTGAATTCCGTCAATTGGTCGAGGATTATGGTGCAGATTGCTCACCACTTCTATGCTTACTTTCAgtgtgccccatccctggatACCACCCCGCTGCCAGTGGTGGAAATTGTTGTGCcaacaggaggaggaggaaacatcacag CTGGCTGTATTGCCCAGAAAATGGGTCTCCCGATTAGACTTGTTGCTGCAGTCAACAGCAACGACATCATTCACAGGACTGTTCAACATGGAGATTTCTCACTGTCAGAAAGCATGAAGGCTACGTTAGCATCAGCCATGGATATTCAG GCTCCACCAAGAGTAAGAAAAGAAACCGGGAAGAAGGTAGGGAAGCCTAGAAGAAATGCCTCATCTATGGCCATCTGCAGCTTGCCCAGAGCAGAACAAGTctcagcaggcagggaaaggcCTCAGCCATGGAAAAGCATGGAG GAGCCTTACAACGTGGAGAGGATCCTCTGGCTGCTCTCGGGCTCTGATAGCCACCTGATAAAAACACTAATGGAGAGATTCAGTGCATCAAAAAGCCTTACGCTGCCAGAGGATTTGCACAGAAAg CTCTCTGAGACCCTGCGCTCCTGCTCGGCCTCTGATGAGGACATCGTGCGAGCCATGCAGCGCTGCTGGGAGGAAAACCACTACCTGCTGTGCCCCCACTCCGCTGTAGCTGCTCACTACCACTACTCACAGCCAGATGG cgCGCCCCGGTGTTGCTTAGCTCCAGCCTCCGCAGCCAAATTTCAGGATGCCGTGCTCCGAGCTGGCCTGGTTCCCCAGCTTCCCCCTGAAATCACTGCCTTAACAGCGATGGAGACCAGGTCCACCCCCCTGGACCGGGGACAGGACTGGGCACAGGCACTCCGGGGATGGATCGAAGCCATGGCACAGTGGCGGGAGGCACGGGGGCATTGCTTGGCTGCCTCAGGACAGCAGGGGATCACCGGGCAGGGAGTCACCCAGACCTGA
- the THNSL2 gene encoding threonine synthase-like 2 isoform X4 → MSTSAKGGWAASGGGGSASMEYVSTRGGTGTVDFEGALFSGYAPDQGLFMPQHIPLLDGDTLRRWSSLSYRELVKELCSLFITAGLIPRSMLNDLIDRAFSRFRHKDVVHLSKLKDGLNVLELWHGVTYAFKDLSLSCTGQFLQYFLEKKQKHVTILVGTSGDTGSSAIESVRGQKNMDIFVLLPKGFCTQIQELQMTTVIEDNVHCAPSLDTTPLPVVEIVVPTGGGGNITAGCIAQKMGLPIRLVAAVNSNDIIHRTVQHGDFSLSESMKATLASAMDIQAPPRVRKETGKKVGKPRRNASSMAICSLPRAEQVSAGRERPQPWKSMEEPYNVERILWLLSGSDSHLIKTLMERFSASKSLTLPEDLHRKLSETLRSCSASDEDIVRAMQRCWEENHYLLCPHSAVAAHYHYSQPDGAPRCCLAPASAAKFQDAVLRAGLVPQLPPEITALTAMETRSTPLDRGQDWAQALRGWIEAMAQWREARGHCLAASGQQGITGQGVTQT, encoded by the exons ATGAGCACAAGTGCAAAGGGTGGCTGGGCTGCAAGTGGCGGCGGCGGTAGCG CATCCATGGAGTACGTCAGCACACGGGGAGGCACGGGGACTGTTGACTTCGAGGGAGCCCTGTTCTCTGGGTACGCACCTGACCAGGGCCTCTTCATGCCCCAGCACATCCCCTTGCTGGATGGGGACACCCTGCGCAGGTGGAGCAGCCTCTCCTACCGGGAGCTGGTGAAGGAGCTGTGCTCCCTCTTCATCACAGCTGGGCTGATCCCGCGGAGCATGCTCAATG ACTTGATCGACAGGGCCTTCAGCAGGTTCAGACACAAGGATGTTGTCCATCTGTCCAAGCTGAAAGATGGGCTGAATGTGTTGGAGCTCTGGCATGGGGTTACTTACGCATTTAAGGATCTGTCCTTGTCCTGCACAGGGCAGTTTTTACAGTACTTCttggagaaaaagcagaagcatgtCACTATTCTGGTGG GGACTTCAGGGGACACGGGGAGCTCGGCCATTGAAAGCGTGAGAGGACAGAAGAACATGGACATCTTTGTTCTGCTCCCCAAGGGGTTCTGTACCCAGATACAGGAACTTCAGATGACCACTGTCATTGAAGACAACGTCCAT tgtgccccatccctggatACCACCCCGCTGCCAGTGGTGGAAATTGTTGTGCcaacaggaggaggaggaaacatcacag CTGGCTGTATTGCCCAGAAAATGGGTCTCCCGATTAGACTTGTTGCTGCAGTCAACAGCAACGACATCATTCACAGGACTGTTCAACATGGAGATTTCTCACTGTCAGAAAGCATGAAGGCTACGTTAGCATCAGCCATGGATATTCAG GCTCCACCAAGAGTAAGAAAAGAAACCGGGAAGAAGGTAGGGAAGCCTAGAAGAAATGCCTCATCTATGGCCATCTGCAGCTTGCCCAGAGCAGAACAAGTctcagcaggcagggaaaggcCTCAGCCATGGAAAAGCATGGAG GAGCCTTACAACGTGGAGAGGATCCTCTGGCTGCTCTCGGGCTCTGATAGCCACCTGATAAAAACACTAATGGAGAGATTCAGTGCATCAAAAAGCCTTACGCTGCCAGAGGATTTGCACAGAAAg CTCTCTGAGACCCTGCGCTCCTGCTCGGCCTCTGATGAGGACATCGTGCGAGCCATGCAGCGCTGCTGGGAGGAAAACCACTACCTGCTGTGCCCCCACTCCGCTGTAGCTGCTCACTACCACTACTCACAGCCAGATGG cgCGCCCCGGTGTTGCTTAGCTCCAGCCTCCGCAGCCAAATTTCAGGATGCCGTGCTCCGAGCTGGCCTGGTTCCCCAGCTTCCCCCTGAAATCACTGCCTTAACAGCGATGGAGACCAGGTCCACCCCCCTGGACCGGGGACAGGACTGGGCACAGGCACTCCGGGGATGGATCGAAGCCATGGCACAGTGGCGGGAGGCACGGGGGCATTGCTTGGCTGCCTCAGGACAGCAGGGGATCACCGGGCAGGGAGTCACCCAGACCTGA
- the THNSL2 gene encoding threonine synthase-like 2 isoform X5 → MSTSAKGGWAASGGGGSDLIDRAFSRFRHKDVVHLSKLKDGLNVLELWHGVTYAFKDLSLSCTGQFLQYFLEKKQKHVTILVGTSGDTGSSAIESVRGQKNMDIFVLLPKGFCTQIQELQMTTVIEDNVHVFAAHGNSDEIDEPIKELFADVDFARKYNLMSLNSVNWSRIMVQIAHHFYAYFQCAPSLDTTPLPVVEIVVPTGGGGNITAGCIAQKMGLPIRLVAAVNSNDIIHRTVQHGDFSLSESMKATLASAMDIQAPPRVRKETGKKVGKPRRNASSMAICSLPRAEQVSAGRERPQPWKSMEEPYNVERILWLLSGSDSHLIKTLMERFSASKSLTLPEDLHRKLSETLRSCSASDEDIVRAMQRCWEENHYLLCPHSAVAAHYHYSQPDGAPRCCLAPASAAKFQDAVLRAGLVPQLPPEITALTAMETRSTPLDRGQDWAQALRGWIEAMAQWREARGHCLAASGQQGITGQGVTQT, encoded by the exons ATGAGCACAAGTGCAAAGGGTGGCTGGGCTGCAAGTGGCGGCGGCGGTAGCG ACTTGATCGACAGGGCCTTCAGCAGGTTCAGACACAAGGATGTTGTCCATCTGTCCAAGCTGAAAGATGGGCTGAATGTGTTGGAGCTCTGGCATGGGGTTACTTACGCATTTAAGGATCTGTCCTTGTCCTGCACAGGGCAGTTTTTACAGTACTTCttggagaaaaagcagaagcatgtCACTATTCTGGTGG GGACTTCAGGGGACACGGGGAGCTCGGCCATTGAAAGCGTGAGAGGACAGAAGAACATGGACATCTTTGTTCTGCTCCCCAAGGGGTTCTGTACCCAGATACAGGAACTTCAGATGACCACTGTCATTGAAGACAACGTCCATGTATTTGCTG CTCATGGGAACAGCGATGAAATCGATGAACCTATCAAGGAACTGTTTGCTGATGTCGATTTTGCCAGAAAATACAATCTGATGAGCCTGAATTCCGTCAATTGGTCGAGGATTATGGTGCAGATTGCTCACCACTTCTATGCTTACTTTCAgtgtgccccatccctggatACCACCCCGCTGCCAGTGGTGGAAATTGTTGTGCcaacaggaggaggaggaaacatcacag CTGGCTGTATTGCCCAGAAAATGGGTCTCCCGATTAGACTTGTTGCTGCAGTCAACAGCAACGACATCATTCACAGGACTGTTCAACATGGAGATTTCTCACTGTCAGAAAGCATGAAGGCTACGTTAGCATCAGCCATGGATATTCAG GCTCCACCAAGAGTAAGAAAAGAAACCGGGAAGAAGGTAGGGAAGCCTAGAAGAAATGCCTCATCTATGGCCATCTGCAGCTTGCCCAGAGCAGAACAAGTctcagcaggcagggaaaggcCTCAGCCATGGAAAAGCATGGAG GAGCCTTACAACGTGGAGAGGATCCTCTGGCTGCTCTCGGGCTCTGATAGCCACCTGATAAAAACACTAATGGAGAGATTCAGTGCATCAAAAAGCCTTACGCTGCCAGAGGATTTGCACAGAAAg CTCTCTGAGACCCTGCGCTCCTGCTCGGCCTCTGATGAGGACATCGTGCGAGCCATGCAGCGCTGCTGGGAGGAAAACCACTACCTGCTGTGCCCCCACTCCGCTGTAGCTGCTCACTACCACTACTCACAGCCAGATGG cgCGCCCCGGTGTTGCTTAGCTCCAGCCTCCGCAGCCAAATTTCAGGATGCCGTGCTCCGAGCTGGCCTGGTTCCCCAGCTTCCCCCTGAAATCACTGCCTTAACAGCGATGGAGACCAGGTCCACCCCCCTGGACCGGGGACAGGACTGGGCACAGGCACTCCGGGGATGGATCGAAGCCATGGCACAGTGGCGGGAGGCACGGGGGCATTGCTTGGCTGCCTCAGGACAGCAGGGGATCACCGGGCAGGGAGTCACCCAGACCTGA
- the THNSL2 gene encoding threonine synthase-like 2 isoform X8 yields the protein MLNDLIDRAFSRFRHKDVVHLSKLKDGLNVLELWHGVTYAFKDLSLSCTGQFLQYFLEKKQKHVTILVGTSGDTGSSAIESVRGQKNMDIFVLLPKGFCTQIQELQMTTVIEDNVHVFAAHGNSDEIDEPIKELFADVDFARKYNLMSLNSVNWSRIMVQIAHHFYAYFQCAPSLDTTPLPVVEIVVPTGGGGNITAGCIAQKMGLPIRLVAAVNSNDIIHRTVQHGDFSLSESMKATLASAMDIQAPPRVRKETGKKVGKPRRNASSMAICSLPRAEQVSAGRERPQPWKSMEEPYNVERILWLLSGSDSHLIKTLMERFSASKSLTLPEDLHRKLSETLRSCSASDEDIVRAMQRCWEENHYLLCPHSAVAAHYHYSQPDGAPRCCLAPASAAKFQDAVLRAGLVPQLPPEITALTAMETRSTPLDRGQDWAQALRGWIEAMAQWREARGHCLAASGQQGITGQGVTQT from the exons ATGCTCAATG ACTTGATCGACAGGGCCTTCAGCAGGTTCAGACACAAGGATGTTGTCCATCTGTCCAAGCTGAAAGATGGGCTGAATGTGTTGGAGCTCTGGCATGGGGTTACTTACGCATTTAAGGATCTGTCCTTGTCCTGCACAGGGCAGTTTTTACAGTACTTCttggagaaaaagcagaagcatgtCACTATTCTGGTGG GGACTTCAGGGGACACGGGGAGCTCGGCCATTGAAAGCGTGAGAGGACAGAAGAACATGGACATCTTTGTTCTGCTCCCCAAGGGGTTCTGTACCCAGATACAGGAACTTCAGATGACCACTGTCATTGAAGACAACGTCCATGTATTTGCTG CTCATGGGAACAGCGATGAAATCGATGAACCTATCAAGGAACTGTTTGCTGATGTCGATTTTGCCAGAAAATACAATCTGATGAGCCTGAATTCCGTCAATTGGTCGAGGATTATGGTGCAGATTGCTCACCACTTCTATGCTTACTTTCAgtgtgccccatccctggatACCACCCCGCTGCCAGTGGTGGAAATTGTTGTGCcaacaggaggaggaggaaacatcacag CTGGCTGTATTGCCCAGAAAATGGGTCTCCCGATTAGACTTGTTGCTGCAGTCAACAGCAACGACATCATTCACAGGACTGTTCAACATGGAGATTTCTCACTGTCAGAAAGCATGAAGGCTACGTTAGCATCAGCCATGGATATTCAG GCTCCACCAAGAGTAAGAAAAGAAACCGGGAAGAAGGTAGGGAAGCCTAGAAGAAATGCCTCATCTATGGCCATCTGCAGCTTGCCCAGAGCAGAACAAGTctcagcaggcagggaaaggcCTCAGCCATGGAAAAGCATGGAG GAGCCTTACAACGTGGAGAGGATCCTCTGGCTGCTCTCGGGCTCTGATAGCCACCTGATAAAAACACTAATGGAGAGATTCAGTGCATCAAAAAGCCTTACGCTGCCAGAGGATTTGCACAGAAAg CTCTCTGAGACCCTGCGCTCCTGCTCGGCCTCTGATGAGGACATCGTGCGAGCCATGCAGCGCTGCTGGGAGGAAAACCACTACCTGCTGTGCCCCCACTCCGCTGTAGCTGCTCACTACCACTACTCACAGCCAGATGG cgCGCCCCGGTGTTGCTTAGCTCCAGCCTCCGCAGCCAAATTTCAGGATGCCGTGCTCCGAGCTGGCCTGGTTCCCCAGCTTCCCCCTGAAATCACTGCCTTAACAGCGATGGAGACCAGGTCCACCCCCCTGGACCGGGGACAGGACTGGGCACAGGCACTCCGGGGATGGATCGAAGCCATGGCACAGTGGCGGGAGGCACGGGGGCATTGCTTGGCTGCCTCAGGACAGCAGGGGATCACCGGGCAGGGAGTCACCCAGACCTGA
- the THNSL2 gene encoding threonine synthase-like 2 isoform X7 yields the protein MSTSAKGGWAASGGGGSASMEYVSTRGGTGTVDFEGALFSGYAPDQGLFMPQHIPLLDGDTLRRWSSLSYRELVKELCSLFITAGLIPRSMLNDLIDRAFSRFRHKDVVHLSKLKDGLNVLELWHGVTYAFKDLSLSCTGQFLQYFLEKKQKHVTILVGTSGDTGSSAIESVRGQKNMDIFVLLPKGFCTQIQELQMTTVIEDNVHVFAAHGNSDEIDEPIKELFADVDFARKYNLMSLNSVNWSRIMVQIAHHFYAYFQCAPSLDTTPLPVVEIVVPTGGGGNITAGCIAQKMGLPIRLVAAVNSNDIIHRTVQHGDFSLSESMKATLASAMDIQLSETLRSCSASDEDIVRAMQRCWEENHYLLCPHSAVAAHYHYSQPDGAPRCCLAPASAAKFQDAVLRAGLVPQLPPEITALTAMETRSTPLDRGQDWAQALRGWIEAMAQWREARGHCLAASGQQGITGQGVTQT from the exons ATGAGCACAAGTGCAAAGGGTGGCTGGGCTGCAAGTGGCGGCGGCGGTAGCG CATCCATGGAGTACGTCAGCACACGGGGAGGCACGGGGACTGTTGACTTCGAGGGAGCCCTGTTCTCTGGGTACGCACCTGACCAGGGCCTCTTCATGCCCCAGCACATCCCCTTGCTGGATGGGGACACCCTGCGCAGGTGGAGCAGCCTCTCCTACCGGGAGCTGGTGAAGGAGCTGTGCTCCCTCTTCATCACAGCTGGGCTGATCCCGCGGAGCATGCTCAATG ACTTGATCGACAGGGCCTTCAGCAGGTTCAGACACAAGGATGTTGTCCATCTGTCCAAGCTGAAAGATGGGCTGAATGTGTTGGAGCTCTGGCATGGGGTTACTTACGCATTTAAGGATCTGTCCTTGTCCTGCACAGGGCAGTTTTTACAGTACTTCttggagaaaaagcagaagcatgtCACTATTCTGGTGG GGACTTCAGGGGACACGGGGAGCTCGGCCATTGAAAGCGTGAGAGGACAGAAGAACATGGACATCTTTGTTCTGCTCCCCAAGGGGTTCTGTACCCAGATACAGGAACTTCAGATGACCACTGTCATTGAAGACAACGTCCATGTATTTGCTG CTCATGGGAACAGCGATGAAATCGATGAACCTATCAAGGAACTGTTTGCTGATGTCGATTTTGCCAGAAAATACAATCTGATGAGCCTGAATTCCGTCAATTGGTCGAGGATTATGGTGCAGATTGCTCACCACTTCTATGCTTACTTTCAgtgtgccccatccctggatACCACCCCGCTGCCAGTGGTGGAAATTGTTGTGCcaacaggaggaggaggaaacatcacag CTGGCTGTATTGCCCAGAAAATGGGTCTCCCGATTAGACTTGTTGCTGCAGTCAACAGCAACGACATCATTCACAGGACTGTTCAACATGGAGATTTCTCACTGTCAGAAAGCATGAAGGCTACGTTAGCATCAGCCATGGATATTCAG CTCTCTGAGACCCTGCGCTCCTGCTCGGCCTCTGATGAGGACATCGTGCGAGCCATGCAGCGCTGCTGGGAGGAAAACCACTACCTGCTGTGCCCCCACTCCGCTGTAGCTGCTCACTACCACTACTCACAGCCAGATGG cgCGCCCCGGTGTTGCTTAGCTCCAGCCTCCGCAGCCAAATTTCAGGATGCCGTGCTCCGAGCTGGCCTGGTTCCCCAGCTTCCCCCTGAAATCACTGCCTTAACAGCGATGGAGACCAGGTCCACCCCCCTGGACCGGGGACAGGACTGGGCACAGGCACTCCGGGGATGGATCGAAGCCATGGCACAGTGGCGGGAGGCACGGGGGCATTGCTTGGCTGCCTCAGGACAGCAGGGGATCACCGGGCAGGGAGTCACCCAGACCTGA